A single window of Cellulomonas sp. NTE-D12 DNA harbors:
- a CDS encoding GNAT family N-acetyltransferase has protein sequence MNDIDVRDAMADQRYEARQGETVVGVLLYERDGDVITFTHTEVEPRAEGTGVGSTLARRALDDARASGRRVVPACPFVKAWIDRHREYVDLVQPSGPVR, from the coding sequence GTGAACGACATCGACGTGCGAGACGCGATGGCGGATCAGCGGTACGAGGCGCGGCAGGGAGAGACGGTCGTCGGGGTGCTCCTGTACGAGCGGGACGGTGACGTGATCACCTTCACCCACACCGAGGTGGAGCCGCGGGCCGAGGGCACCGGTGTGGGGTCGACCCTGGCCCGCCGTGCCCTGGACGATGCCCGGGCCTCGGGACGGCGGGTGGTTCCGGCATGCCCCTTCGTCAAGGCGTGGATCGACCGGCATCGCGAGTACGTGGACCTGGTGCAGCCCTCGGGCCCGGTGCGATGA
- a CDS encoding glutamate synthase subunit beta → MADPRGFLKVRDRQLPPNRPVEVRIQDWKDVHEQLPEGQPFLRAQAGRCMDCGIPFCHNGCPLGNLIPEWNDLVWRGQWADAIERLHATNNFPEFTGRICPAPCESSCVLGISQPPVTIKNVEVSIIDEAFERGYVTPQVPQRLTGHTVAVVGSGPAGLAAAQQLTRAGHTVAVYERDDAIGGLLRYGVPDFKLEKRHIDRRLTQMTAEGTRFRPNVEIGRDITWDDLRARYDAVVVATGATVPRDLPLPGRELDGIHVAMDYLHQANVVAAGGTVPDQITAEGKHVVIIGGGDTGSDCLGTALRQGAASVTTLAIGKRPPSHRTADQPWPTDPVLFEVSSSHEEGGERAYLASTVAFIGGEGDDAGAVRHLRLARTEYLPDGTRAPTPGTEQDVPADLVLICMGFSGPETSALVDQIGVRVTRRSTIQRSADFAVGLPGVFVAGDAGRGQSLVVWAIAEGRAAAASVDAYLNGLSELPAPIDASTQALRP, encoded by the coding sequence ATGGCTGACCCGCGCGGCTTCCTCAAGGTGCGCGACCGCCAGCTGCCGCCGAACCGGCCGGTCGAGGTCCGCATCCAGGACTGGAAGGACGTCCACGAGCAGCTGCCGGAGGGTCAGCCGTTCCTGCGCGCCCAGGCGGGTCGCTGCATGGACTGCGGCATCCCGTTCTGCCACAACGGCTGCCCGCTGGGGAACCTGATCCCCGAGTGGAACGACCTGGTCTGGCGCGGGCAGTGGGCGGACGCGATCGAGCGCCTGCACGCGACGAACAACTTCCCGGAGTTCACCGGCCGCATCTGCCCGGCGCCCTGCGAGTCGTCCTGCGTGCTCGGCATCAGCCAGCCGCCGGTCACCATCAAGAACGTCGAGGTGTCGATCATCGACGAGGCGTTCGAGCGCGGGTACGTCACCCCGCAGGTGCCGCAGCGCCTCACCGGTCACACGGTCGCGGTGGTCGGCTCCGGGCCGGCCGGCCTCGCCGCGGCCCAGCAGCTGACGCGTGCCGGCCACACGGTAGCGGTGTACGAGCGTGACGACGCGATCGGCGGCCTGCTGCGCTACGGGGTGCCGGACTTCAAGCTCGAGAAGCGCCACATCGACCGCCGGCTCACGCAGATGACGGCGGAGGGCACCCGCTTCCGGCCCAACGTCGAGATCGGTCGCGACATCACCTGGGACGACCTGCGGGCCCGGTACGACGCGGTGGTCGTGGCCACGGGTGCGACGGTGCCCCGCGACCTGCCGCTGCCGGGCCGTGAGCTCGACGGCATCCACGTCGCGATGGACTACCTGCACCAGGCCAACGTCGTGGCCGCGGGTGGGACCGTGCCGGACCAGATCACCGCCGAGGGCAAGCACGTGGTGATCATCGGCGGCGGCGACACCGGCTCCGACTGCCTGGGTACGGCGCTGCGGCAGGGTGCCGCCTCCGTCACGACGCTCGCGATCGGCAAGCGCCCGCCGTCGCACCGGACCGCGGACCAGCCGTGGCCGACCGACCCCGTGCTGTTCGAGGTGTCGTCCTCGCACGAGGAGGGTGGCGAGCGCGCGTACCTCGCGTCGACCGTCGCCTTCATCGGCGGCGAGGGCGACGACGCCGGCGCCGTCCGTCACCTGCGCCTGGCGCGCACCGAGTACCTGCCGGACGGGACCCGGGCCCCGACCCCGGGTACGGAGCAGGACGTGCCGGCGGACCTGGTGCTGATCTGCATGGGCTTCTCCGGTCCCGAGACGAGTGCGCTGGTCGACCAGATCGGCGTCCGGGTGACCCGGCGGTCCACCATCCAGCGCTCGGCCGACTTCGCCGTCGGGCTGCCGGGCGTGTTCGTCGCGGGCGACGCCGGCCGTGGTCAGTCGCTCGTGGTGTGGGCGATCGCCGAGGGTCGAGCCGCGGCGGCCTCGGTCGACGCCTACCTCAACGGCCTGTCGGAGCTGCCAGCACCGATCGATGCCAGCACCCAGGCGCTGCGTCCCTGA
- the pyk gene encoding pyruvate kinase, whose translation MRRAKIVCTIGPATESPEQIQALVDAGMDVARLNRSHGETEVHQRVYNNVRAAAKASGRSVAVLVDLQGPKIRLGRFIEGKHFLEVGDVFTITTEDVEGTKDLVSTTFKGLPGDVKPGDPILIDDGKVLVRVTEVDGPRVVTRVEVPGPVSNNKGLNLPGVAVSVPALSDKDEEDLRWAVRVGADLIALSFVRNARDYDDVRRIMEEEGRVVPVIAKIEKPQAVENLNEIVQTFDGIMVARGDLGVELPLEQVPLVQKRAVELARRNAKPVIVATQVLESMITSPRPTRAEASDCANAVLDGADAVMLSGETSVGDYPIEAVRTMARIIEVTEELGRERIAPLGSTPQTRGGAITRAAAEVGDALGVKYLVTFTQSGDSARRMSRLRSAIPLLAFTPLEAVRNVLSLSWGVQTYLVPKVESTDVMVYQVDQTLRAQGLAEIGDVVVVVAGTPVGVTGSTNSVVVHRIGGEEPERLRVL comes from the coding sequence ATGCGTAGAGCGAAGATCGTCTGCACCATCGGCCCCGCGACGGAGTCGCCCGAGCAGATCCAGGCACTGGTCGACGCAGGTATGGACGTGGCGCGACTGAACCGCAGCCACGGTGAGACCGAGGTGCACCAGCGCGTCTACAACAACGTGCGCGCCGCGGCGAAGGCGTCGGGCCGCTCCGTCGCCGTCCTGGTCGACCTGCAGGGCCCCAAGATCCGCCTCGGCCGGTTCATCGAGGGGAAGCACTTCCTCGAGGTCGGTGACGTCTTCACCATCACCACCGAGGACGTCGAGGGCACCAAGGACCTCGTGTCCACCACCTTCAAGGGCCTGCCGGGCGACGTGAAGCCGGGCGACCCGATCCTCATCGACGACGGCAAGGTGCTGGTCCGCGTCACCGAGGTGGACGGCCCCCGTGTGGTCACGCGCGTCGAGGTGCCGGGCCCGGTGTCCAACAACAAGGGCCTCAACCTGCCGGGCGTCGCGGTGTCCGTCCCCGCGCTGAGCGACAAGGACGAGGAAGACCTGCGCTGGGCCGTCCGCGTCGGTGCCGACCTCATCGCCCTCTCGTTCGTCCGCAACGCGCGTGACTACGACGACGTGCGCCGGATCATGGAGGAGGAGGGCCGGGTCGTCCCGGTCATCGCCAAGATCGAGAAGCCGCAGGCCGTCGAGAACCTCAACGAGATCGTGCAGACGTTCGACGGCATCATGGTCGCCCGCGGCGACCTCGGCGTCGAGCTGCCGCTCGAGCAGGTGCCGCTGGTCCAGAAGCGGGCCGTCGAGCTGGCCCGCCGCAACGCCAAGCCGGTCATCGTCGCCACGCAGGTGCTCGAGTCGATGATCACCAGCCCCCGGCCGACCCGTGCCGAGGCCTCCGACTGCGCCAACGCGGTCCTCGACGGTGCCGACGCGGTGATGCTGTCCGGCGAGACGAGCGTCGGCGACTACCCGATCGAGGCGGTCCGCACCATGGCCCGCATCATCGAGGTGACCGAGGAGCTGGGTCGCGAGCGCATCGCACCGCTCGGCTCGACCCCGCAGACCCGTGGTGGTGCCATCACGCGTGCGGCCGCCGAGGTGGGCGACGCGCTCGGGGTGAAGTACCTGGTCACGTTCACGCAGTCCGGTGACTCCGCACGTCGGATGTCGCGCCTGCGGTCGGCGATCCCGCTGCTCGCGTTCACCCCGCTGGAGGCGGTCCGGAACGTGCTGTCGCTCAGCTGGGGCGTGCAGACGTATCTCGTGCCGAAGGTCGAGAGCACGGACGTGATGGTCTACCAGGTGGACCAGACGTTGCGCGCCCAGGGCCTGGCCGAGATCGGCGACGTGGTCGTGGTCGTGGCGGGTACCCCGGTCGGCGTGACGGGGTCCACCAACTCCGTGGTGGTGCACCGCATCGGTGGCGAGGAGCCGGAGCGCCTGCGCGTCCTGTGA